The DNA window CCGCCCAACCCGCAGACGCTGATGCTGATGCTCCTCGGTGACTTCGTCCTCGACCGGAACGTCTGCGTCTTCTCCGGCAGCGTGATCGACGTGTTCGACCGGCTCGGCATCTCGTCGCACGCGACCCGCTCCACACTGGCCCGGATGGTGAACCGCGGGCTGCTGCGCCGCCAGCGCGACGGCCGCCGGATGTACTTCGGGCTCACCGACCGGTCCACCACGATCCTGCACGACGGGCGGACACGGATCTGGCGTACCGGCGCGGTCAACGACGCGTGGGACGGCGACTGGACGCTGCTCTGCTTCTCTCTGCCCGAATCCTGGCAGCGCCAGCGCCACGACCTGCGGTCCCAGCTGGCCTGGGCGGGATTCGGCCCGCTCCAGGGCGGCCTGTGGATCGCGCCCGGCGCGGTGCCGGCGCAGAACATCGTGACAGGCCTGGGCCTGTCCGCCCACGCACGCGTCTTCCACGCCCGCGCCGACTCGCTCACCGACATCGCCGGGATGGTCCGGGACGCGTACGACCTGGCAGGTCTCGCCGCCCGCTACGCCGAGTTCCTGTCCCGGTGGGACGGCCCGGCGCCGTTCGCGGACCCGCTCGCCGCCCGCCTCAGCCTGATCGCCGAGTGGCTCGGAGCGATCCGCCGCGACCCGCGGCTCCCGGTCGAGCACCTGCCACCGGACTGGCCGGCGGTCCGGGCCCAGAAGGTGTTCCGCGAGCTGGAGTCGTCACTGGTGGAGCCGTCCCGCGCGATCGCGGGCCAGTTGCTGGACCTGATCCCGGACAGCGCCCGCCCCGGCGAGTGACCCGTCGCGGCGCCGCCCGCACTCGCTGGCGTTGCTTGTGCTTCCTCCACGCCAGAGCCCCATGCCGTGCAGTCAAGCGATCACGCATGTCGGCAACGCCCGTTCGCGTGATCAAAGCCGCCGGCCCGACGCTGCGAACCGGCCGGTCCGGCTGGTCCGGCCGGTCCGGGCGGCCCGGCTGGTCCGGCTGGTCCGGCCGGTCCGGGCGGCCCGGCTGGTCCGGCTGGTCCGGCCGGCTCTCAGTGCTGTCCACAATGCCGTCGACAGCACTGAGGCCCAGCTCGTCTCGCCCCAATGCCACTCAGCTTAGGTTGATCATTCGATGACGTGCTGCTTCGCTTGCCCGGGTGAAGCGCCGCGGACCGTCGCATCGACCGGCCGCGCCGCATTCGCGGGGCACGGTCCGAGACGCCCGGCGTCAGCGGTGGCGGCGTGGATGAAGCCACACGCAACGTCCATGCCACGGGGATGAGGTCACACGCAACGCCCGTGCGACAGGGATCAGGTCACACGCAACGCTTGTGTGGCGATCCATCAACGCCAGGGCCGGGATGGAAGCACACGAACCGTTTCCGTGCGACCTCATCGCGGCCGGCGTGAGCTTCGGTGTGCCGCGGCCCTCGCGACAGAGCCGTATCGTGAGCCGCCACCCACGCCGGAGCTCACCGTGAGCCGCCACCCACGTACGAGCCCACCGTGAGCCGCCCTACCGTTCACCGCCCGAACGGGAGATCAACCCGGCCACCGCGATGGGTCACCGCGACGGCGCACCGGTGCAGCTATGCGGCATCCTGCGAACAGGCTGGCCGAAGCCCGTACCCCGCGACGAACAGCCGCAGCTCACCCCGAATATCAACTAGCTAAGCGGCATTGCGTCTCGCCGGGCTGGTTGCCAGCGCTGCCGGCCGTCCGGTTTGTCCGCCCTGAGCGCCAGCCGGCATCGGCGTTTCCAAGATCTGCGAGCCTGGGGGCTGCCAGCCAGGGAGCCGGGAGGGCTAAGCGGGCGGCTGCCAGACGGTGGGGTCGGCGGGTGGGTGCTGCGGGGGCGCCGACACGGCTCGGTGGACGATCTCGTAGACCCGGTCGACCGGGATGCCGTGCTTGCGGGCTATCGCTTCGACGGCGTGACCCTCGCCGTACTCGGCGACGATGGTGTCCTCGTCCGGGACGCCCGGCGGCGCGTAGCCCTGAACCGGGTACCCCGGCGACGCATAACCCTGGACCGGGTAGCCCGGCGGCGCATAACCCTGGACCGGGTAGCCCGGCGGCGCATAACCCTGGACCGGGTAGCCCGGCGGCGCATAACCCTGGACCGGATAGGGCGGCGGTGGGGTCGGCTGCTGGTAGTGGGCGATCGACGGCGGGGCGTAGGGAGGCGGCGGCGCGTAGGGAGGCTGCGGGTAGGCAGGTGCCGGGTTTTCCTGGCTCAGCTCCCGCTCCACCACGGCGTAGACCTCATCGACGGTGAGGCCGTAGCGCAGCGCTATGCCCTGGACGTCGTGACCGTCGCCGAACTCGGCGACGATGCGTTCCTCCGTGGTCGGGTATGCCTCGGACACCTCCTCACGCTACCGGAGGAACGCGAGCCCGGCTCAGCGGCCGGTGCCGACCACCACCGGGCCGGTGGGGTCGGTGGTGAGGCGCAGCCGGTCGCTGGGGCGCTCCCAGATGCGGCTCGGGTCGTTGAGCGGGTCCACGTGCCAGAGCAGCACCGGCACGGTCGGCTTCTCCAGCCGGCCGCCCGACACGACGGCCTGCACGCCGGTGGAGAGCGTCGTCGGGCCGGCGGCGAGGGAGCTCAGCGGCACCGGGTCCGGCGGCAGGAGGGCGTCGGCGAGCAGCACCGCGTCCCAGGCGGGGATCAGGAAGTTGCCCAGGTCGTTGGGGCGGCACGACTGGCTCTGCAGTTTCACCGAGGCATCCAGGGTGCAGGCGTCGAGCAGCTGCCGGTCCCGGGCGCCGGCGGCCCGGTCGGCGCACGCGAACGTCTCCCCGGGACGCAGGCCGAGAACCTCGCGGGACCTGTCCATCTGCGCGACGAGCGTGGTGTACATGCCGGGGTCCAGGTCCGAGCAGCCGGGGCCGCCGACGTAGTAGTCGACCGGCCAGTCGGCGTTGCTGACCGCGCGGAGCTGGTAGTTGGCCATGAACCGGCCGACCGAACCGTCCGCGATCACCAGGTTCGGCCGGGCGTGGCCGCAGGCGTCCTTGATCCGCTGGACGAACTCGGCGAACCGGGTCCAGCGGTCGGCGAAGAAGAGGACCGTGTCCTTGTCGCAGCCGACCCCGTCGAGGGTGGCGACGTGCCGGGCGGTCGAGCCGGGCGCCTGCCGGACGGCCGCGAGCAGGTCGTTGACGAGTGACGTCGTGTAAAGGTCGGTCGGCGCCGGCTCGGCGTAGACGTCGAGGCGGAAGCCGTCCGGGAAGCGCTGCCGCAGGCGGGTCACGGTGTCCTGGGCGTACGCCAGGTTCGCCGGGGCGAGCTGGAGGTAGCCGGGACGGTCGACGAACGGCTTGCCGGGGGCGCCCAGGTCGGCGAGGAGGTTCGGGGCGATGAACGGGATACCGGCGTCGAGCAGCCGGTTGATCGCCCGCTGCGTGGTGTCCCGGCTGTCGCCGCCGCCGATCACCACCAGGCGCGGGCCGAGCGCCGCACGCCGCTCGATGACCATCTTGGCGATGTCGTCGGCGTGCCGGACGTCCTGGGTGGCGTCGGCGATCACCACGTGCAGATGCCCGAGGTACGTCTGTGCGAACAGCAGGGCCCGCAGCTGGTCCCGCTCGGACGGGTAGTCCCGGCCGTCCGCGCAGGTGGCGGGCGCGCCGGGGAGCGGGTCGCAGGAGAGCGCGCCCATCCAGACCACGGTCAGGTCGCCCCTCTCCAGCGGGCGGTTGTTCCGCAGGATCGCCTGCTCGAGCCGGACCGTCACCGGGTCCCGCCCGAACGCGGCCGGGGCGAACACCCCGGGGTCGGCGGTGTCGAGCAGCCCGTAGCAGCGGGAGCCGTCCGCGGTCGCCCGCATCACCGTGATCCCGGTGGAGGTGGGCAGCGTGTAGCAGCCGTGTGTCACGCCGGGCAGCCAGTCCTCGCGGGTCCAGCCGAGGAAGCTGAGCGTCAGCGTGAGCACGGCCAGGGTCACGTTGTGGGCGGCGCTCAGCGACGGCAGCTTGATCAGGCCGGTCAGCTTGTCCGAGACGAGAACCGGCAGGACGACCGCGGCCACCGACACGGCCAGCGCGCGGGCCTCGGCGCTGCCCCGCAACGCGTTCTCGACGAAGACGGTGGCGATCGCGAACACCACGGCGGTGCCGGTGATCAGGGCGACCAGCCGGAGGTTCTCGCTGAGCAGCGCCGCGACGGCGGCCAGCGCGACCGCAACGAGAATCGTCCACACCCCGATGTATCCGGTGATGCCGGCGTGCACCACCAGGATCACCAGCGCGAGCACGGCCAGCAGCCGTGGCCGTTCCGGTTTCGCCAGGATCCGGGGCAGCGGGGAGTCCGGGTCGGCCGCGGCGGCGACCGCGGCGAGGATCGGCCGGGCCGCCCGCACCAGGGACCCGGCGCCGTAGATGACGGTGGCCGTGCCGGCGACCAGGAGGATCGAGTACAGCCCGTCGACGCCGGCGAACAGCACACGCACCACGATGAGCGCGGCCAGCAGCAGGGCCGCGAGCCCGAGCACGCCCTTCGGCGTGAGCAGCGAGCGGGGGATCCGGGGCATCGACACCTCTCTGTCCAACGTGTCCCCACGGTAAGTGACCCCCGCCAGGCTGCTCAGCCCAGCTGCTCCTCCAGGTGGAAGACCTGGTCGAGGACGACCATGCCCTGGTCCGGGCGGGCCTCGCCGAGCGACGGGAAGAAGCCGGCCATCGCCGCCTGCCAGCGGGCGTTCACCTCGGTACGGGCCATCGCCTCCTGGGCCGCCGCGAAGTCCTCGGTCTCGAGGATGCCGACGAGCAGCCCGTCCGGCCGCAGGAAGAGCCGGTAGTCGTGCCAGCCGGTGTCGGCGAGGGCCCGGAGCATCTCCGGCCAGACCGCGGCGTGCGCCTCACGGTAGGCGTCGAGTTTCGCCGGATCGACCTGCAGGGTGAAGCACACACGCGTCATGCCGGGGATTATGGCGGGTGGGTTGAAACGTTTCTAGACCCTTGCGGGTGGAACGCCGCACCTACCGCCCCGCCACCCTGACACCGACGAGCGGTAACCCGATCGAGTGTCGTCTTTCCCTTCGGTCCCCGCGACCCGCAGAATGTGACCGCGTCCGGGAAGACGGGGAGGGGCATTGACGGCCTTCGAGTACATCGGCGCCACCGGCATGGACGAGGTTCTCGACGCGCTCGCGGACGGCGCGGGATCGGTCCTGGCCGGCGGGCAGAGCCTGACCCTGCAGGCCGGCGACACGGAGACGGCGGTCCGGCGGGTCGTCGACATCAACCGGGTGTCCGGGCTGGACACCCTCGCCGCGAACGACGGATCACTGCGGGTCGGGCCGCTCGTGCGGCATCGGACCTTCGAGTCGGCCGGGGTCACCGGGCCGCTCGGCGACCTGCTGCGCGCCGTCGTGTGCCACATCGGGCATCCGCCGATCCGGGCCCGCGGGACCATGCTGGGCAGCTTCGCGTTCGCCCACCCGGCCGCCGAGTGGCCGGTCGTGGCGATGATGCTCGACGCGCGGATGACGCTGACCGGCCGGAACGGCAGCCGGACCGTCGCCGCCGAGAGCTTCTTCACCGGGCCGTTCACGACCGCGCGGCGACCGGACGAGATGCTGACCGAGGCCCAGCTGCGGGTGCTGCCGGCCGGG is part of the Actinoplanes missouriensis 431 genome and encodes:
- a CDS encoding PaaX family transcriptional regulator, yielding MPPNPQTLMLMLLGDFVLDRNVCVFSGSVIDVFDRLGISSHATRSTLARMVNRGLLRRQRDGRRMYFGLTDRSTTILHDGRTRIWRTGAVNDAWDGDWTLLCFSLPESWQRQRHDLRSQLAWAGFGPLQGGLWIAPGAVPAQNIVTGLGLSAHARVFHARADSLTDIAGMVRDAYDLAGLAARYAEFLSRWDGPAPFADPLAARLSLIAEWLGAIRRDPRLPVEHLPPDWPAVRAQKVFRELESSLVEPSRAIAGQLLDLIPDSARPGE
- a CDS encoding L-rhamnose mutarotase; protein product: MTRVCFTLQVDPAKLDAYREAHAAVWPEMLRALADTGWHDYRLFLRPDGLLVGILETEDFAAAQEAMARTEVNARWQAAMAGFFPSLGEARPDQGMVVLDQVFHLEEQLG
- a CDS encoding FAD binding domain-containing protein, whose product is MTAFEYIGATGMDEVLDALADGAGSVLAGGQSLTLQAGDTETAVRRVVDINRVSGLDTLAANDGSLRVGPLVRHRTFESAGVTGPLGDLLRAVVCHIGHPPIRARGTMLGSFAFAHPAAEWPVVAMMLDARMTLTGRNGSRTVAAESFFTGPFTTARRPDEMLTEAQLRVLPAGTGIGYAEDRRTTIFPQAAAIAAITVTEGVVSAASIGLVNAGPCPVRARAAEKALLDGPLSDAAISAAAEAAADVDATGGGTAADRLMRQRAFRTLARRALSQARDGLGVRAHP